The DNA window CGGCCACGGGCAGCTCCAGTTCCGGGCGGAGAGCTGGATGGCGCGGGCCTGGCTGCCTCCCGTGCCCACGCCTTCGGTGTCACCGCTGGCGACCGTATTGACGGCCGTCGTCGAGCGGCCCGTCGACGCCGTCACGCCTCCCGCGTACTTGGGGGCGTTGCCGCTGGTCATCTCGAAGTCGGTGAAGTCGAGCGGCGCGGCGGTCTCCTTCGCGGCGACCACCGCACCTGCCTGGGCTGGCTCCACGGGCGTGGGGCGTGCCGACTCGCGGGGCGCGGGGCTCGGCGTCTTCACGCGAGGCGTCGGCGGGTCCGCCCTGGCGACGCGCTGGGGTTGGGGAGGAGGCGGTGGTGGCGGAGGCGGAGGATTCAGGTCCACTTCGTGGTCGACCCGAATCACCTGCTTGCGCACGGCGACCTGTGGCGCGGCGGACTGTCCCTGGTGCCAGGCCTGATACGCCAGCACTCCCGCGACCCCGTGCAGCGACGCGGTGACCGCGAATGCCCACCAGATGGCGTGGCGCCGCCTGGCCGGAGGCGGGCCCAGGACGATGCTCGCGATGCTCGACTCGTCGCGGGGTGACGGCTCAGGGCGTGACACGCGTGCCCTCCTCGGTGGGCTCGGGACGCACCGTGCCGAAGGCGACGCGGGTGAGGCCCGCTTCCTTGAGCTGGTCCAGCACCGCGATGACGCGCCGGTGGGGAACCGCGCCATCCGCCTGGATGACCGCGCGCAGCTCCGGGTCCTTCACCAGCGCCTGCCTCGCGCTGTCCTGGAGGGACTGGTCCGTCGTGGCTTCGCCATTCACGAGGAGCTCGCCCGCGCGGGTGATGGAGACGGCGAAGACCGTCTGCACGTCCTCGCTCTGCGAGGCCTTGGGCAGGTCCAGGGGAACGGCGGGGCTGTCCACCAGCCGCGCGGTGACCATGAAGATGATGAGCAGCACCAGCATGATGTCCACGAGCGGCGTGACGTTGATGCCCTCGATGAGGCCACCGCGGGGCGTGGTTCCTCCGGCCATGGTCAGGCGCCTCCCTTGGGCGCCGCGGACTGCTCGCGCGCGGAGACGTAGGCCAGCACCAGGTTGGTCAGCGCCTCGGCGTCCGAGAGGATGCTGGCGATGCGCCGCTGGAAGTAGTTGTAGGCCGCGACGGCGGGGAGGGCGACGCCGATACCGACGGCGGTGGCGACCAGCGCCTCCGCGATGCTGCCCATCACCAGGTTGGAGGCGACCTGGCTCGCCCCGCTCACGGGGGAGCCCTTCGTCTGGCTCAGCGCCTCGAAGGCGAGCAGCACGCCGATGACGGTGCCGAACAGGCCGATGAACGGCGCGTTGTTCCCCAGCGTGCCCAGGAAGGCGAGCCGGTTCTCGAGCGTGGAGCGCTCGATGGCGAGCGCGCTCTGCATGCCCTTCTCCGCGGCCGTCATGCCCTGCGGGGCCAGCCGCAATCCCGCGCGGGCCACCGAGGCCCCCACCGACGTGCGCTTCTCCAGCTTGGAGATGGCCGCCGGGAAGTCGCCGCTCGCCAGCGTCTCCTCGAGCGCGCCGGACAGCTCGCGGATGCGGTCCTGCTTGGTGCGGAAGACGAGCCAGCGCTCGACGATGACACCGATGCTCACCAGCGACAGCGCGAACAGGAGCCAGAGCACCCAGTTCGCGCCCCACTTCACGAAGACATCCTTGACGATTTCGACGATGTGCATGGTTGGGATTCCCGGGAGACAGGGACGCCGCACGTCAGGGACGCCGCGGTGGATGGGACGCTCCTGAAGGCGCCGGACGCGATGGGCCGCGCGCGGCGCCTTCGAGAGGTGGCTGCGTCGAGTCGGCTCAGCGCAGCTGCAGGAAGGAGAACACCAGCCCCTGCGTGGTGAAGACGAGCTTGCCGCTCTTGTCGGTCAGCTCGCGGACGTTCGTCACGGACGAGTTGTTGGTGAACTCGGTGAAGAGGACCCGGTTGTCGGCGGCGTCGTAGAGGAACGTGCTGCCCGTGCTCGCCGGCAGGGTGGAGACCTCGGTCGCCGCGAGCGTGGCCAGGTTGAGCTGCCAGAACTTCCACGCCGGGGCGCTGGCCATCGCGCGGGGGTGCATGCCCTCACGCAGGGAGGCGTGGGTCTCATCCAGCACGCGCAGGTACGCGGTGCCGGACGGGCCGGGCAGCAGCGAGCCCGTGGGCTTGCCGTTGGTCAGCGCGCCGAGCGCCCGGCGGAAGTCCTTGTCGAACGCCTGGGTCTGCGCGTTGAAGCGCAGCAGGCAGGGCTCCGGCGCGGCGGACGCGCCCGCGGTGCGGAACACGGCGGCGCCATACGCCTCGGTGGCCAGGTAGACCTGACCATCCGGGCCGACGACGCCGTCGCGCACGTAGCCGCAGCGGTCATCGGTGACCAGGGTGATGGAGTCGTTCTCGGGGTTCACCACGATGACGCCGGCCATGGAGGTGATGCCCACGCTCGAGCTCGGGCGCCAGCCCACCGGGATGAGGATCTTGTTCGCCGCGCGAACCGGGAGCGACGCGAACGTGCTGACCGAACCCGCGATGGTCAGGCCGGGAAGCGAGACGGCGTTGGTCACCTCCATCGAGGTGGGGTTCCACACGATGACCTGCGCCGTGCGGCCGTCGACGTAGTACGCCTTCGTCGCCGAGGCGAACTGGAACTGGTGCTGGTACTCGCCAATGGAGCTGACGCCGCGGCCCGAGAAGCTCACCTCGCCGTCCTGCACGAGCTTGCCGTCGTCGGTGAGCTTGTAGCGCGTCACGATGGCGCCCTCGCTGCTCGCCACGTACAGGTGACCGGACTTCGCGATGCCGGCGCCCAGCGCGCGGCCGGGAATCTCGGTGGCGTTCTCCAGCGAGAGCGTCTCGGTCTGGTCGACCTTGTTCATCAGGACGACGTAGCTCTGCGTCTCGTCGGCCGTGCTCACCTGGGTGATGGCGGCGTAGACCGCGCCGTCACCAACGCCCTTGCCATCCTTGTCGTCGCCGCAGCCGGAGAACAGGCCCAGCGCGAGCGCCGCCGCGGTGAAGCGTGAAGCAACCTTCATGGGGGGATTCCTTTCAAGACAGATGCGGGGTGACTCAGAGTTCCGCGACCACCTTCGCGGAGACACTTCTCCCGGGCCGCTGCACACCCATGAAGTCCATCGCGGTGGCGTCGGTGAGGTTCTGCACGTCGACCGTCCAGCTCAGGGTCGCGCGCGCGGGCCGGGTGACATAGGTGAGGGCCAGCGAGTGGAGGAGCTGGGCTTCGATGTTCTGCTTCGAGCCCTGCGTCCCCAGCTTCTCCCACCCTCGGTAGAACGAGTGGATGTAGCGGGTGTTCCAGGTCAATGACAGCTCATCGCGGGACGACGCCAGGCCACTCCACTGGAACCGGGCGCTCCCGTTGGCGAGCAGGGCGGGGCGGTTGGGGATGCGCTGGCCGTCGAAGGTGCCGAAGGCGCCCGCGCTGGAGGCATTGCGGATGTCCTGCCAGGTGACGTTTCCGTCGAGCGACAGGAACTGCTCCGGCGACGTCCAGCCCGCTGCGCCCATGGCGCCCAGGCTGCGCGCCGCGAAGACGTTCTGGTAGGTGAAGTAGCCCTCGCGCCCCAGCGGGATGATGAGCTGGTCGGTGAAGCGGGCGAAGCCCATCACGCTGCCCCGGAAGGCGCCGTTCGCCGTCTCGCGCGTGTCGAGCGCCAGCTCCAGGTTGAGGTTGTGGCTGGTCTCCGGCTTCAGGTCGAGGTTCGTGTCGATGAGGATGCCGTCGCCGAAGATTTCATCGGGCCGGGGCAGGCGCGTGGCCCACTCGTAGGCGGCCTTGGCGGTGAGCTGTGACGACAGCCGGTAGCGAAGCGAGTCGCCGACCCCGAAGGTGAAGGTGTCTCGATTCGCGGGGGCGAAGGTGTTGTCGGGCAGGAGCCGGTCCGCGCGGGCCAGCTGCGTGTAGCTCTTGGCGAAGACGATGTTCTCCAGCCGCTCGTCCAGCGCGTCCAGCTCATGCTCCAGGCCGACGACCTGCGAGTAGAGGCTGCGCCGCGCGGTGAGCGGGTCGACCTTGCTGAGCGCGGTGAGCGCCCGGTCTTCACCGTCCCGGCTCACGAAGGTGGGGGCCACCGTCAGGCGCAGCATCTGCTGGGAGGCCAGGCTCCAGCCCAGGTTGAGTCGCGCGAAGCCGGTGTGCTGGCTCACGTGGCGGTCGATGGCCCGGTCCTCCAGCTCCCCGGGCTGGGGGAGGGTGGCGACGCACTTGCCGAACCAGTCATAGGCACACGTCCCCAGGTCCGTGAGGCGGGCGCGCCGGAAGACATAGCCGCCCACCGCGTCCACGACGATGCCGCGGGCGTACGTCTGTTCGAAGCGGAGCGTGGCGCCGCCGGAGCTGTTGGCGGAGTCGACCTCGCCGTAGGCCGTCTTCATCGTCGTGTCGTGCTGGATCTCCTGGCTGGAGGTGGACGCGTAGGCCCGGAGGAGGAGCCTGCGGGCCCAGGGCCGGTTCACGAAGCCCACCTCGAGTCCTCCGCCGCCCGCGCGGAAGGCGTCGTGGAAGCGCGGCAGGCGCGTCTCGATGACCCGTCCGGCGGCGTCGCCCACCTTGACGTCGACCGCGTAGTCGTTGGGGCTGGAGTCGAAGAAGCCACTGGCGCGCAGCAGCAGGCCCGTGGCGCCGGAGACGTGCTGCGCGCTCGCCGTCACCCGGTGCGTCTCGAACGAGCCCAGCTCGTAGGACGCGGAGGCGCGTGAGCCCTCCACGTTCTCCGGCGTGACAATCTGCACCGCGCCGCCCAGCGCATCCGCGCCGAAGCGCACGGGCACCACGCCCTGGTACAGCTCCAGACGCTGGACGAGGTTGACGGGGACGTTCGCGAAGTCCGGGCCGAAGCCCGCGAGCTCCAGCGGCACGCCGTCGATGAAGAAGCGGACCTGGTCATCCGCCAGTCCCGCGAGGGAGAAGCGCGCGCGGCTGCCCAGTCCTCCGGCGCGGCGGACGCCCACGCCCTCGGTCCGGGAGAGGGCCTGGCCCATGTCCACGGCCTCGCGCTGGAGGTTCTCCGTCTCGATGACCTTCACCGCTTCGGCGGAGCGACGCCTGCGCTCGGCGGCGGACTCTCCGGCCACGGTGACGTCGATGGCGTCCACGGCCACATCGGCCGCGGGCGGCTGCTCGGCGGCGACAGGGGCCTCCACCGGAGTGACGGGCGCGGTCGCGACGGAGGGCGGCCCGGCCGGCGCAGGCACGGGCGCTTCGGCTGGAAGACGAAACTCGTAGCTGTAGGCGATGCGCGAGGGGACCGCGACGCCGTCGCGCTGCGCCGGGTCGAAGCGGAAGCGCAGGGCCGCCTCGCGCGCCGCCTCATCGAAGCCGTGTCCCTGGGGCTCCAGGACCTCCGCCTCCGTGACGGCGCCCTGGGCGTCCAGCGTCAGCTTCAGGCGCACCGTGGACTCCAGCCGGGCCTTCTCCGCCTCGGCCGGGTAGGTCGCCTCGACGAACGTCACCAGCTTGGGCGGCACGATGGAGGGCGCCGCGGGAGGGGCGGACTCCTGGGCGGCCGTCGGCGCCACGGTGGGCGGCGGACCTTCGCCCGCCACCTGCGCCAGGGCAGGAGCCCCGACGGCGAGCCACGCCAGCAGCGCCACGCCACGCCGCGCCCGACCCAGTCCGGGGCTCCAACGGGTCCAAGAGATTATGAAAATGGTTTTCATTTTCATTTGCGGAGTGCGTGTATTCCTTGTCCTACAGGCTGTCAAGGATTGATGGGTGTCCTAGGCAGCCCTGGCACGGGGGCTTTTCAGGGCGTGCAGTTTCTCTGCGACCAGGAAGGAAAGCTGGAGTGCCTGGTCCGCGTTGAGGCGGGGGTCGCAATGTGTGTGATAGCGGCTGGAAAGGTCTTCCTCGGTGACGGCGCGGGGGCCGCCCAGGCACTCGGTGACGTTCTGTCCCGTCATCTCCAGGTGGATGCCGCCAGGGTGGACACCCTCGGCCGAGGCGACCTGGAGAAAGCCTTTCACCTCGGAGAGGACGCGGTCGAAGGCGCGCGTCTTGTAGCCATTGCTGGCCTTGTGGGTGTTGCCGTGCATCGGGTCGATGGACCAGATGACGGGGCGGCCATCCTGTCGTGTGGCGGCCATCAGGCGTGGGAGGCATTCGGCGACCTTGTCGGCGCCGAAGCGACCAATGAGCGTGAGCCGGCCCGGGATGCCCTCCGGGTTGAGCACGTCCATCAGGCGCATCAGGTCATCCGGCTCCAGGGTGGGGCCGCACTTGACGCCAATGGGGTTACGGAGGCCTCGCATGAACTCCACGTGCCCGCCGTCGAGCTGGCGGGTGCGCTCGCCAATCCAGAGCATGTGGGCGGAGGCGTCGTACCAGTGGTTCGTCGAGGCCTCCTGGCGCGTGAGGGCTTCCTCGAAGTTGAGGAGGAGCGCTTCGTGGCTGGTGAACAGCTCCACGGTGGGGGACGCGGGGGTGTGGTCGGGGGCGGGGCACAGCGCGCTCATGAAGCAGAGCGACTCGAAGATGGAGTCCGCGAGCTTGCGGTAGGGCTCGCCCTGCGGTGAGGCCGCGACGAAGTCGAGCGTCCAGCGGTGGAGGTTGCAGAGGTCCTCGTAACCGCCTCCGGAGTAGGCCCGCAGCAGGTTCAGCGTGGCGGAGGATTGGTGGTAGGCCTTGAGCAGGCGCTTCGGGTCGGGCGTGCGCTCGGCCGCGTCGAAGTCCATGCCGTTGATGATGTCGCCCCGGTACGCGGGGAGGGTGACGCCGTCGAGCGTCTCCACGGGGCTGGAGCGAGGCTTGGCGAACTGCCCCGCGATGCGGCCCACCTTCACCACCGGACGTCCCCCCGCGAACGTGAGCACGATGGCCATCTGGAGGATGAGGCGGAACGTGTCGCGGATGTTGTCGGTGGTGAACTCCTTGAAGCTCTCCGCGCAGTCGCCGCCTTGAAGGAGGAAGGCCTTGCCCTGGGACACCTGGGCCAGCGCGGCGGTGAGGCGTCGGGTCTCCGCGGGGTGCACGAGGGGCGGGAGCTTGGAGAGCTCGGACTCGACGCGGGTGAGGGCGCGCATGTCCGGATAGTCATCCGGCATGTACTTCACGGGCTTCTCTCGCCACGTGCGGGGGTTCCAGGTTCGATTCATCACGGGGAGGCCGTTTCCAAGGAAGCGCCAGGCGTCGGCGGAAGCAGTCCGCGAGCGACGCAGGTGTTGAGGTATCGGAAGAAGAGGTCGCGATTCGCCTGGGGACAGGTGATGCCAGTGCCCTCCAGGGACTGGTGCAGGCGTTGACAGCGCACGGGGCCGAGTCCGAAGGCCGGCTCCGAGTCGCCGGAGCGCAGGTCGAAGAAGGCCAGGGTGGTGGTGTTGTCGGCCGTGCCCGCGCGCTCCGCCACGCGTGCGCGCCACTCGGGGATGGGGGCCATCTCCACGGGGTAGCCGTATTCGCGGACCCATCGGAACAGCTCCGGCAGCCGGACATCCGGCACGGGCGTCAGGTTGAACACGGTGCCCGGCGTGGCGCGGCGCGAGAGGGCGACGATGGCCCGGGCCACGTAGTCCACGGGGGTCCACGTCTCGCCCACGTCCAGCATCGGAAGCGAACCGGAGGGGACTCCCGCGAGCAGGATGCGCCAGACGAGGTCCTGGGGATTGACGAGGGCGGTGTCGCTCGCGCCGACGACGCGGCCCAGGCGGTAGACGGCGACGGGCACGCCTCGCTCGGAGGCTTGTTGGACCAGGCGCTCCGCGACCCACTTGCTCTGCTGATAGCCGTCACGCAGGCCCGGGTGGGCGGGGACGAAGTCCTCGGGGACCTCCGGGCTCACGTTCGCCTGGGGCGCGACGGCGAGCGTGGACACGTAGTGGAAGGGCTTGAGGCGAGCGGTGGCCGCCAGCCGCAGCAGCTCGCGCGTGCCCTGGACGTTGACGGCCTGGACGCTGCCGTACT is part of the Myxococcus landrumus genome and encodes:
- a CDS encoding MotA/TolQ/ExbB proton channel family protein, with amino-acid sequence MHIVEIVKDVFVKWGANWVLWLLFALSLVSIGVIVERWLVFRTKQDRIRELSGALEETLASGDFPAAISKLEKRTSVGASVARAGLRLAPQGMTAAEKGMQSALAIERSTLENRLAFLGTLGNNAPFIGLFGTVIGVLLAFEALSQTKGSPVSGASQVASNLVMGSIAEALVATAVGIGVALPAVAAYNYFQRRIASILSDAEALTNLVLAYVSAREQSAAPKGGA
- the mxcH gene encoding TonB-dependent siderophore myxochelin receptor MxcH, with the protein product MALLAWLAVGAPALAQVAGEGPPPTVAPTAAQESAPPAAPSIVPPKLVTFVEATYPAEAEKARLESTVRLKLTLDAQGAVTEAEVLEPQGHGFDEAAREAALRFRFDPAQRDGVAVPSRIAYSYEFRLPAEAPVPAPAGPPSVATAPVTPVEAPVAAEQPPAADVAVDAIDVTVAGESAAERRRRSAEAVKVIETENLQREAVDMGQALSRTEGVGVRRAGGLGSRARFSLAGLADDQVRFFIDGVPLELAGFGPDFANVPVNLVQRLELYQGVVPVRFGADALGGAVQIVTPENVEGSRASASYELGSFETHRVTASAQHVSGATGLLLRASGFFDSSPNDYAVDVKVGDAAGRVIETRLPRFHDAFRAGGGGLEVGFVNRPWARRLLLRAYASTSSQEIQHDTTMKTAYGEVDSANSSGGATLRFEQTYARGIVVDAVGGYVFRRARLTDLGTCAYDWFGKCVATLPQPGELEDRAIDRHVSQHTGFARLNLGWSLASQQMLRLTVAPTFVSRDGEDRALTALSKVDPLTARRSLYSQVVGLEHELDALDERLENIVFAKSYTQLARADRLLPDNTFAPANRDTFTFGVGDSLRYRLSSQLTAKAAYEWATRLPRPDEIFGDGILIDTNLDLKPETSHNLNLELALDTRETANGAFRGSVMGFARFTDQLIIPLGREGYFTYQNVFAARSLGAMGAAGWTSPEQFLSLDGNVTWQDIRNASSAGAFGTFDGQRIPNRPALLANGSARFQWSGLASSRDELSLTWNTRYIHSFYRGWEKLGTQGSKQNIEAQLLHSLALTYVTRPARATLSWTVDVQNLTDATAMDFMGVQRPGRSVSAKVVAEL
- a CDS encoding class II 3-deoxy-7-phosphoheptulonate synthase → MMNRTWNPRTWREKPVKYMPDDYPDMRALTRVESELSKLPPLVHPAETRRLTAALAQVSQGKAFLLQGGDCAESFKEFTTDNIRDTFRLILQMAIVLTFAGGRPVVKVGRIAGQFAKPRSSPVETLDGVTLPAYRGDIINGMDFDAAERTPDPKRLLKAYHQSSATLNLLRAYSGGGYEDLCNLHRWTLDFVAASPQGEPYRKLADSIFESLCFMSALCPAPDHTPASPTVELFTSHEALLLNFEEALTRQEASTNHWYDASAHMLWIGERTRQLDGGHVEFMRGLRNPIGVKCGPTLEPDDLMRLMDVLNPEGIPGRLTLIGRFGADKVAECLPRLMAATRQDGRPVIWSIDPMHGNTHKASNGYKTRAFDRVLSEVKGFLQVASAEGVHPGGIHLEMTGQNVTECLGGPRAVTEEDLSSRYHTHCDPRLNADQALQLSFLVAEKLHALKSPRARAA
- a CDS encoding ExbD/TolR family protein, which encodes MAGGTTPRGGLIEGINVTPLVDIMLVLLIIFMVTARLVDSPAVPLDLPKASQSEDVQTVFAVSITRAGELLVNGEATTDQSLQDSARQALVKDPELRAVIQADGAVPHRRVIAVLDQLKEAGLTRVAFGTVRPEPTEEGTRVTP
- a CDS encoding TonB family protein; the protein is MSRPEPSPRDESSIASIVLGPPPARRRHAIWWAFAVTASLHGVAGVLAYQAWHQGQSAAPQVAVRKQVIRVDHEVDLNPPPPPPPPPPQPQRVARADPPTPRVKTPSPAPRESARPTPVEPAQAGAVVAAKETAAPLDFTDFEMTSGNAPKYAGGVTASTGRSTTAVNTVASGDTEGVGTGGSQARAIQLSARNWSCPWPKEADALRIDNQTVVLRVAVDADGEVTSTELVSDPGHGFGQAALACARKARFDTALDREGRPLAAVSPPIRVRFVRP